A stretch of bacterium DNA encodes these proteins:
- the ruvX gene encoding Holliday junction resolvase RuvX: protein MSTIMRYMGVDLGTKRIGIALSDPMGMIASPFAVISRKGGKADLQEVVAIAKDYDVEMIVVGMPVDLKGQQGVAAQHVSGEIEQLRSLSSVPVETYDERLTSAAAQRALRSGGLDSRGQRGVVDKVAAAILLQSYLEQHRQHDAS from the coding sequence GTGTCCACAATCATGCGGTACATGGGTGTTGATCTGGGAACCAAGCGTATCGGCATCGCCCTGTCGGACCCGATGGGGATGATTGCTTCGCCCTTCGCGGTCATCAGCCGCAAGGGCGGGAAGGCCGACCTGCAGGAAGTCGTGGCGATCGCGAAGGACTACGACGTCGAGATGATCGTGGTCGGCATGCCGGTGGACCTGAAGGGGCAGCAGGGCGTGGCCGCGCAGCACGTGAGTGGGGAGATCGAGCAGCTACGGAGCCTGTCCTCCGTGCCCGTGGAGACCTATGACGAACGCCTGACTTCGGCGGCGGCGCAACGGGCGCTGCGGTCGGGCGGGCTGGACAGCCGCGGTCAGCGGGGCGTCGTGGACAAGGTCGCCGCCGCCATATTACTGCAGTCTTATCTGGAGCAGCACAGACAACACGATGCCTCGTAG